tccacaccagtcaagattttatagacctctatcatatcccctcttagtcatctcttttccaaccttaaaaatcccagtctttttaatctctcctcacatagAATCTGTTccttacccctaatcattttggttgccctcctctgtaccttctccaattccaatatatcctttttgagatggggcaaccagaaatgcatgcagtattcaagatgtggatgtacatggatttatgtagtgaaAGTGTAGCAGCTTGTTTTGCGAGACcaatcagcaaagccaatgctgacaaaaCTACATGAAAAGACTGCAAAATACTAAGCCTCTGGACTGCATCGACATGCAGAGAGTCttataagccagtcactgtcaaagccaattttagaagtacttaatgaggctgttaagtatgctggagacacaacaccgTTTATATGAATAAACAGAGCTGTCACATCAtgctttctatttaagcaagagataccacatgctacaaactggaggccagtgttaagtgcattgtcacttgttaatcTTGAAGTGGACACTGGATCCAAATAAGATAGGCAAACGCTCACTATCTTTCACAAGGAACTCAACTGACTGACTAGAAGCAtgcggtgcaacagtgaaagattcAGCCATTggaaaagtgaagaactctcaccacattcaaaaaatgtgTATACATGattgatgaatgcaccaatgcaaatgggcatcaagtattaagtcattatgtatgttatcttgatgtcactGGTAGGCCAATAGATGcgtttctagatgttcaagttatagaagacatattgactgcatctgtgacaacccacatcttagaagagttaaatgcttgtaaattgaacgccaaacagatggctgcttgtgcatttgatgaaGTTGCAAATTTCTCTAgaagacatagtggagtacaagctttgctcagagaaaagtgtaacgcTAATATCTCCTATACctggggtaggcaacctatggcatgcatgcAAAAGGCGAgacacgtgagctgattttcagtggcactcacactgcccgggtcctggcccccggtccagggggctctgcattttaatttaattttaaatgaagcttcttatacattttaaaaaccttatttactttacatacaacaatagtttagttatatattaaagacttatagaaagagaccttctaaaaacattaaaatgtattactggcatgcgaaaccttaaattagagtgaataaatgaagacttggtgcaccacttctgaaaggttgctgacccctgtccTATACACACtgtagaggccatctactccagctaACACTAGTACGAAATGCAGAATCTTcagaagacatttaaaaagccatAAAGGACTGAACATCTTCTGaaaaatagaagatacactgggactgaagtttaaattagtccaacctgggaaaacccactGGTTTTCTTatgagtgatccttggctgttgtcttaaaattactgcaaccattaTTACTGGTTTTGGAAACTacctaccaagatgggatgggaTCTAAGTAGTCCAGCTGGAAGACTATCACCATTCTCTCTTGTCAGTCTACTGTTGAAatcacttgggtcattaaacaatgccatcaaGGCATCTGCTAAAACAGTAGTAGAtttttgtccagcaatagaagctccatttggatcaatcagagagagATCAATTGAAAACATACTGGAataagcaaagacttcagtccagaactTGACTAATGAAGGCAGTTATATTGAATCTTTAAGTGAAGAGGACAtgaagtgtttgttaagccagctgattgattcttacaaatctacatCAGGGACTTCTGGATTATACTCAATCTCtgtgtagcttttacagatgcctgtcttataaaacatcGACAACTGAGTGGAATGAGACACTACCAGCAATGAGGCTTCTATGAGATCAGGGCAGAATacagaatttgaacacagagtgcaATATCATACagtgaatgaagatttgacttcagcttcttctttatcatcactagtggtttgacccaatctttgtgctatgtttacggggatgaaagaagtaggaattcatttcttgctactcccagtcataACAGCTACAACTGAACATTCTTTAtactcattgaatagaattttgtgttctcaAAGAAGTCACCTTCTTCCTGATCAtgagcatatcatgaaggactgAAAGTACTGGACACACAAGAAGCCACTTAAGATGAAAACATTGCATTCGAGAAGCTCATTAACAGAGCTGAGCAAAATTACAAGAAACCAGGAAGGACGTAGATATGTAGGGCTTCACAGTAGGCTTGAGGAGCCAGCTTTAATTtgtatgattttaaaacatgagtaaaatataataaaattgtcatgaaacatttttcaggttTTACTATGGTTCCATACAGCACACCTTTGCCCTCCTGGTCTCACCCCTGGTAGGCCTTAACCCCCCTGTAAATTtgtttccctctcccacccccattcagttcctggggaaaacactgattAAGGAAAATGTAAACTTCACCTTATTTGTCCATCAAACCCTTTGCAATATGAGCAGCCAGCAGTGGCCGCGGTCTTGATGAAGGGGGTACTTATAGAAGGAAGACGCAATGTTTATTGATATTCTATAAAATGAACATCATTTACAGCTTCTGGAGTTTATGAATCCATAGCAATCAATACAGATGTGAAAGACCCCTATTATATGCatatataagaatggccatactgcatcagtccaaaggtccctctagcccagtatcctgtcttccgacagtggccaatgccggtgccccagagggaatgaacagaacaggtaatcatccagtgatccatcccctgtcactcattcccagcttctggcaaacagaggttggGGACACCATCCATGCTCATCcgagctaatagccattgatggacctatcgtccatgaacttatctagttccttttttaaagctgttctggtcttggccttcacaacattccctggcaaagagttccacaggttgtgcgctgtgtgaagaatttgaagaaatacttccttttgcttgttttaaacctgctgcctattaatttcatttgtgccccatagttcttgtgttatgagaagtggtaaataacacctccttatttgttttctccacagcagtcatgataTTATaaacctcagtcatatccccccttatctgtctcttttccaagctgaaaagtcccagtcttattaatctctcctctatTATAGTGATTTAGTGGCAGCTGATGGAATCAATAGGATTTTTAGAGGCAGCAAGTAATTGTCCAAGTTATTTGATTAAAATGATAATGCCCCCTTCATTTTATGCCCTCTTCAGAACAGGACCTCTCCCATTTAATGACCTAGTTCGCAGAGCAAGGAAGGCAAATTGGTGGCTGTTGATTGAGATTCTGGTCAAATTCTTGTCTTTCCTACCAACTGCTGAAGGCCGCTGATGCAGATCTATTCACTGTCCGACTCCAAAATGGGGAAAAGAAACCACGATCTCATTTACACAGCGTGACTCCTTTATGCaaaagctaagtattattaaagACAATGGACACCTCCCCAGTCTGCTGCTGCGATGCTAAATATACTGCTCGTGGAGGATTTTCAGATGCACATATGCAATCCAGTGACATAACTACGCAAGAGAAATGTGATGGGATATTAAATATATACATTACTTCTCTATGGCTTCAGTTTCATTTTTCTTGTTTCTGTTATGGCCTGTATTGCCATAAAATATATAAGATAAAAAAATCAGGAGAAAGATAGGTTTGCTTCTTACAGTTGTCATGGGAGACCCATTGTGTCGAATAATACTGTAGCAGCCAAGAGGAGATCCCTTCCCCACAATTACCTATATGATGCATACTTAATCACAGGGTCGATCCTAGATTTACTCTAGGACAACGTAATAGAAAAGGGAATCATAGATTTAGGAATTCCCAAAATATTGTAACTTTGTAGATGAAGGAGACGCAATGGGACATGTGATCAACTTGCAGTAACTTGTTTACTTAGCTAGCTGTGAAGAATAAAAGTATTGGTATGTGAGAGAAGGAAGTGTGGTGTGGAAGGATCACAATTCAATTAACTATTATATTATTTTGCAACTCTCTATCTCCTCCAATCGGTAGTAATTTGCCTTAATATTTCAGAGTTTTCACTGTGAAATATTATAACCACAATATGTACTTAAGAGAGAAATCTTTGCTGTGCAGTTAATAACTGCACATAGTAAGTTTAAAATGTGAACATCATAGCATGTCTTATTTTAGCTGAGCCACAAGGTGGCGATATTAGCAAAGATGGTGCTGAAAATGCAGCTTTTCGGACTCCGTCAGCCCTCAGTGGAAGCCGCACTCAGACTTCTGAATCCAGAAGACAACGGCTCTGCGCCGGGAACGGGTGACAAAGGATTACAGGGAAAGGGCGGATGGAATAATTACAAATAAAGTCAATATTGGAGGACAAATCGTTTACTTTCTAGCACAACATATGAATGGCTGCTGCAGCTTTGCAGAGAGGCCTGTATTTCAGATCTGACCCGGGAATGGCTGGCGGAATGCAGACTCGCTCCAGGAAAAGGCAAGTTGTGTCTTTCTTTCtatgtttgtgtgtgtccctggTAGCTTGTGAGACGATCCGCTATTCTGTGCGTGAAGAGAAGAAAAGCGGGTCCCTAGTTGCTAATATTGCAAAGGATTTGAAATTGGATGTAGAGAAATTGTCTGGTCGCAGTCTCCGGCTGATTTCTAAAAGCACCAAGCAATATTTTGAGCTGAACACAGGATCCGGGGATGTAATAATAAAGGAGAAGATAGACCGTGAGGATCTGTGCGGACAGAGTGACCCGTGTTTGCTGCAATTTGAAATtgtgttggaaaatccactgcagCTGTACCGAATGGAAGTGCAGATAGATGATGTGAATGACAATAACCCTAAATTCTCTAAAAATGAATTCGTTTTAAAAATACCCGAACAGATCCCCATAAACACCCGCTTCCCCTTAGAAAGGGCCCAAGATTCAGACATAGGAACAAACAACATCCAGAGCTACGCAATCAGCGCTAATGAGCACTTCAGCCTGGATGTGCATTCCTGGGGAGACGGCAGTAAATACGCCGAGCTGGTGTTAGAGAAACAATTAGATCGGGAGGAGCAGGCGCAGTTGATGCTGATTCTCACAGCTGCCGATGGGGGCCTGCCACAAAGAACCGGCACAGCCCAAATACGCATTAATGTGCTTGATACCAACGATAACTTCCCCCAGTTTAGTCAGTCAGTGTACAAGGTGCAGTTAATGGAAAATAGTCCTCAGGACACTTTGGTCACTAAGGTTGAAGCTAGTGATTTGGATCAAGGTTCAAATGCAGAAGTCACCTATTCATTCGGGCAGGTCCCCGAGCGAGTCCTCAAATTATTTCAGCTCAATCAGTTCACTGGCGAAATCACTGTTTTGGGGATAATTGATTTTGAAGACGCAGAAATGTATGAAGTAGAAGTTCAGGCCACGGATGGTGGGGGGTTTTCTTCGCGCTGCAAAGTCCTGGTGGAGATCGAGGACATGAATGACAACGCCCCGGAAGTGACGCTGACGTCCCTCAGCAGCACCATACCCGAGGACTCCTCCCCTGAGACAGTGGTGGCCCTGTTCAGTGTGAGAGACCGAGACTCCGGGGACAATGGCAGAACGGTCTGCTCCATTCAGGACAATGTCCCTTTTGCTTTAAAATCGACCCCGAAGAATTATTACGAGCTTGTTACACAAAAGCCCCTGGACCGAGAGAAAGTGCCTGAGTATAACATAAGCATCACAGCCACAGACCGGGGGACTCCGAGGCTCACCTCAGTGAGGATCATCCGTGTTCAGCTATCGGATATTAATGACAACCCCCCTGTATTTGATGAAAGTTCGTACGTCATGTACCTGAAGGAGAACAACCACCCGGGCCTGTTGATTGGAACTGTCCATGCTGCTGACCTGGACACAGAGCAGAATGCCAAAGTGACATATTCGGCGTTGCCTGGCAACATCGGtgacccccccttctcctcctccatctccataAACTCCGAAAAGGGGAATGTGTACGCTCTGCAGTCTCTGGATTATGAGCAAACGAGGGATTTCCAGGTTACAGTGAGAGCTGCAGATGGCGGGTCCCCTCCACTGAGCTCTGAAGTCATTGTCCGAGTTGTGATAATTGATGAAAATGACAACGCCCCCTTCATTTTATATCCTCTACAGAATAGCAGTTCCCCCGCTAATGACCTGGTTCCCAGATCAGCGGAGGCGGGTTACCTGGTGACGAAGGTGGTAGCTGTGGATGGAGATTCCGGTCAGAATTCTTGGCTTTCCTACCAGCTGCTCAAGGCTACAGACCCAGGTCTCTTCGCTGTGGGTCTCCAAACCGGGGAAGTAAAAACCAGCAGGCCTATAACGAGCCCAGACTCTGTTAAACAGAAACTTATCGTCCTGGTTAGAGACAACGGAGAGCCGCCCAGATCCGCCACCTCGACGCTTAATGTGCTTCTGGTGGATGGGTTTTCAGACGCCTACATGCAGTTACTGGATGTACCACAAGAAGAGGAGCAGCAGGACACATTAACCCTGT
This window of the Eretmochelys imbricata isolate rEreImb1 chromosome 8, rEreImb1.hap1, whole genome shotgun sequence genome carries:
- the LOC144269094 gene encoding protocadherin beta-16-like, whose amino-acid sequence is MAAAALQRGLYFRSDPGMAGGMQTRSRKRQVVSFFLCLCVSLVACETIRYSVREEKKSGSLVANIAKDLKLDVEKLSGRSLRLISKSTKQYFELNTGSGDVIIKEKIDREDLCGQSDPCLLQFEIVLENPLQLYRMEVQIDDVNDNNPKFSKNEFVLKIPEQIPINTRFPLERAQDSDIGTNNIQSYAISANEHFSLDVHSWGDGSKYAELVLEKQLDREEQAQLMLILTAADGGLPQRTGTAQIRINVLDTNDNFPQFSQSVYKVQLMENSPQDTLVTKVEASDLDQGSNAEVTYSFGQVPERVLKLFQLNQFTGEITVLGIIDFEDAEMYEVEVQATDGGGFSSRCKVLVEIEDMNDNAPEVTLTSLSSTIPEDSSPETVVALFSVRDRDSGDNGRTVCSIQDNVPFALKSTPKNYYELVTQKPLDREKVPEYNISITATDRGTPRLTSVRIIRVQLSDINDNPPVFDESSYVMYLKENNHPGLLIGTVHAADLDTEQNAKVTYSALPGNIGDPPFSSSISINSEKGNVYALQSLDYEQTRDFQVTVRAADGGSPPLSSEVIVRVVIIDENDNAPFILYPLQNSSSPANDLVPRSAEAGYLVTKVVAVDGDSGQNSWLSYQLLKATDPGLFAVGLQTGEVKTSRPITSPDSVKQKLIVLVRDNGEPPRSATSTLNVLLVDGFSDAYMQLLDVPQEEEQQDTLTLYLVISLSFVSFLFLVCVVTIIAIRLYKTRQCRERYVPSSRNFYFEPNFPTNPTDTSVTGTLPQSYYYEVSLTTGSGTSEFKFLRPLAPSLPADPSVAEGSVLNSQINSQLKEEKESLREEAVSKRILLTLHLLVDNIYVLSGVNCGIDSYCTVPEAKPTGREVPGDSTFWSLLPILPSGGGMY